The following are from one region of the Lytechinus pictus isolate F3 Inbred chromosome 4, Lp3.0, whole genome shotgun sequence genome:
- the LOC135153844 gene encoding micronuclear linker histone polyprotein-like yields MATAIELTTTRLQTLAKTKPMTPATFIVYSKEIQAVPAKNLQVKWGETKGKRETKGKRETKGKRETKGKRETKGKRETKGKRETKEKRETKGKRETKGKRDTKGKRETKGKRETKGKRETKEKRETKGKRETKGKRETKGKRETKGKRETKGKRETKGKRETKGKRETKGKRETKGKRETKGKRETKGKRETKGKRESKGKRETKGKRETKEKRETKGKRETKGKRETKGKRETKGKRDTKGKRETKGKRETKGKRETKGKRETKGKRETKGKRETKGKRETKGKRETKGKRETKEKRETKGKRETKGKRETKGKRDTKGKRETKGKRETKGKRETKGKRETKGKRETKGKRETKGKRETKGKKGREREGGR; encoded by the exons ATGGCCACAGCAATAGAGCTCACAACAACAAGATTACAGACACTAGCAAAGACAAAGCCAATGACTCCTGCAACTTTTATTGTGTATAGCAAGGAGATACAAGCGGTCCCGGCAAAAAATCTTCAGGTCAA ATGGGGGGAgacaaaaggaaagagggagacaaaaggaaagagggagacAAAAGGGAAGAGGGAGACAAAAGGGAAGAGGGAGACAAAAGGGAAGAGGGAgacaaaaggaaagagggagacaaaagaaaagagggagacaaaaggaaagagggagacAAAAGGGAAGAGGGATACAAAAGGGAAGAGGGAGACAAAAGGGAAGAGGGAGACAAAAGGGAAGAGggagacaaaagaaaagagggagacaaaaggaaagagggagacaaaaggaaagagggagacaaaaggaaagagggagacAAAAGGGAAGAGGGAGACAAAAGGGAAGAGGGAGACAAAAGGGAAGAGGGAgacaaaaggaaagagggagacAAAAGGGAAGAGGGAGACAAAAGGGAAGAGGGAgacaaaaggaaagagggagacaaaaggaaagagggagacaaaaggaaagagggagtCAAAAGGGAAGAGGGAgacaaaaggaaagagggagacaaaagaaaagagggagacaaaaggaaagagggagacaaaaggaaagagggagacaaaaggaaagagggagacaaaaggaaagagggatacaaaaggaaagagggagacAAAAGGGAAGAGGGAGACAAAAGGGAAGAGGGAGACAAAAGGGAAGAGGGAgacaaaaggaaagagggagacaaaaggaaagagggagacaaaaggaaagagggagacAAAAGGGAAGAGGGAgacaaaaggaaagagggagacaaaagaaaagagggagacaaaaggaaagagggagacaaaaggaaagagggagacaaaaggaaagagggatacaaaaggaaagagggagacAAAAGGGAAGAGGGAGACAAAAGGGAAGAGGGAGACAAAAGGGAAGAGGGAgacaaaaggaaagagggagacaaaaggaaagagggagacaaaaggaaagagggagacaaaagggaaaaaaggaagagaaagggaAGGTGGAAGATAA